The following are encoded in a window of Halosolutus halophilus genomic DNA:
- a CDS encoding FAD-binding oxidoreductase, giving the protein MARLTIGDEQIERFRAGVRGDVIRPVDAAYDDARAVWNGMIDKYPGLIVRCRGAADVIRAVEFARQNDLRVAVRGGGHNVAGTAVCDDGLVIDLSEMTGVRVDPDERTAWVQGGATWADVDHETQAFGLATPGGVVSDTGVAGLTLGGGLGHLRCRYGLSCDNLVSVELVTATGEFLTASEDENPDLFWGLRGGGGNFGVVTGFEFDLHPVGPDVATCLVFYSGDRLAEVLRAYREFVLEAPDEISTLVFAGELPDEELFPAERVHEGKFAIMGCYAGPASEGERVLAPLREFADPIADFSGTMPYTDFQRVLDEDYPEGMRYYWKSLYLDGLSESAIDRIAYWAETAPSPLSTVDVWQLGGAIADVGVEESSFAGRHAPFLLGVEANWEDPETDAANVEWVRDCLTDMQQFSDGSVYLNFPGMLEDNDELMETTFGPAYERLVALKDEYDPTNRFSLNQNIKPT; this is encoded by the coding sequence ATGGCACGACTGACCATCGGTGACGAGCAGATCGAACGGTTTCGGGCCGGCGTTCGCGGGGACGTGATCCGGCCCGTTGACGCCGCTTACGACGACGCCCGGGCCGTCTGGAACGGAATGATCGACAAGTATCCGGGGCTGATCGTCCGGTGTCGAGGCGCGGCGGACGTTATCCGCGCGGTGGAGTTCGCCCGCCAGAACGACCTTCGCGTGGCGGTCCGGGGCGGCGGTCACAACGTCGCCGGAACGGCCGTCTGTGACGATGGCCTCGTCATCGACCTTTCCGAGATGACGGGTGTGCGGGTCGACCCTGACGAGCGGACGGCGTGGGTCCAGGGCGGTGCCACGTGGGCCGACGTCGACCACGAAACGCAGGCGTTCGGCCTGGCGACGCCTGGAGGCGTCGTCTCGGATACGGGCGTCGCGGGCCTCACTCTCGGCGGCGGCCTCGGGCACCTCCGGTGTCGGTACGGCCTGTCCTGTGACAACCTCGTTTCCGTCGAACTCGTCACGGCAACCGGCGAGTTCCTGACCGCCAGCGAGGACGAGAACCCGGACCTCTTCTGGGGGCTCCGTGGTGGCGGCGGCAACTTCGGGGTGGTGACCGGGTTCGAGTTCGACCTGCATCCCGTGGGGCCGGACGTTGCGACCTGTCTGGTCTTCTACTCCGGTGACCGGCTAGCCGAAGTGTTGCGAGCCTACCGGGAGTTCGTCCTGGAAGCGCCCGACGAGATTAGCACGCTCGTCTTCGCCGGCGAACTCCCGGACGAGGAGTTGTTCCCGGCAGAGCGGGTCCACGAGGGAAAGTTCGCCATCATGGGCTGCTACGCTGGCCCCGCCTCCGAAGGCGAGCGGGTACTCGCACCGCTCCGGGAGTTCGCCGATCCGATCGCCGACTTCAGCGGGACGATGCCGTATACCGACTTCCAGCGGGTTCTCGACGAAGACTACCCGGAGGGGATGCGATACTACTGGAAATCGCTGTATCTCGACGGCCTCTCCGAGTCAGCCATCGATCGGATCGCCTACTGGGCCGAGACGGCCCCGTCACCGCTCTCGACCGTCGACGTCTGGCAACTGGGCGGCGCGATCGCCGACGTCGGCGTCGAAGAGAGTTCCTTCGCCGGCCGGCACGCACCGTTCCTCCTCGGCGTCGAAGCGAACTGGGAGGACCCCGAGACGGATGCCGCCAACGTGGAGTGGGTCCGCGATTGCCTGACCGACATGCAGCAGTTCTCCGACGGTTCGGTCTACCTGAACTTTCCGGGCATGCTGGAGGACAACGACGAACTGATGGAGACCACGTTCGGGCCGGCCTACGAGCGGTTGGTCGCGTTGAAAGACGAGTACGATCCGACGAACCGCTTCAGTCTGAACCAGAATATCAAGCCGACGTGA
- a CDS encoding helix-turn-helix transcriptional regulator: MVFQEDDRTAADGRQEDDRAAADGRPPPGSPVLEAILKNARDRQHLGQRLDAAGDRVDTDLLGDIVRHGPVLEALRTEPLDRREIEARLNVSRATSHRFTQWLDEQGFVEKVEGRFQLTGRGEAVADEMLRFEANVRTVHRLAPLLDVICEDHQEFVIEPFVDARVTLAEPDAPYQPVRRFVSLLRESETFRGFNTTHMAPLVLGEFHHQIFEETDTEIVYLPRIVETLFETYPERAREAIDRGHLALRTRDELPYGLAIFDERVGIGGYDETTGLMQVFVDTDAPIAREWASRVYDSIRSDSKPLDEGEDLTR; encoded by the coding sequence ATGGTATTCCAGGAAGACGACCGAACGGCTGCTGACGGACGCCAGGAAGACGATCGAGCGGCTGCTGACGGACGACCACCGCCTGGCTCGCCGGTCCTGGAGGCGATCCTGAAGAACGCTCGCGATCGGCAGCATCTCGGTCAGCGACTCGACGCGGCGGGCGATCGTGTCGACACGGATCTGCTCGGCGACATCGTGCGTCACGGACCGGTGCTCGAAGCGCTCCGCACGGAACCGCTCGATCGTCGGGAGATCGAAGCGCGCCTGAACGTCTCTCGGGCGACGAGCCACCGCTTCACCCAGTGGCTCGACGAGCAGGGGTTCGTCGAAAAGGTCGAGGGCCGGTTCCAGTTGACGGGGCGTGGTGAGGCCGTGGCCGACGAGATGCTCCGGTTCGAGGCGAACGTGCGTACCGTCCACCGGCTGGCACCGCTGCTGGACGTTATCTGTGAGGACCACCAGGAGTTCGTCATCGAACCGTTCGTGGATGCGAGGGTAACCCTCGCCGAACCGGACGCCCCCTACCAGCCGGTCAGGCGGTTCGTCTCGTTGCTCCGCGAATCGGAGACCTTCCGCGGGTTCAACACGACGCACATGGCACCGCTCGTCCTCGGCGAGTTTCACCACCAGATCTTCGAAGAGACCGACACCGAAATCGTCTACCTTCCCCGCATCGTCGAGACGCTCTTCGAGACGTACCCCGAACGCGCCCGGGAGGCGATCGATCGCGGGCACCTGGCCCTCCGGACGCGCGACGAGTTGCCGTACGGTCTCGCGATCTTCGACGAGCGCGTCGGGATCGGGGGCTACGACGAGACCACCGGACTCATGCAGGTGTTCGTCGATACGGATGCGCCGATCGCACGCGAGTGGGCCAGTCGGGTGTACGATTCGATCAGATCGGATTCCAAACCCCTCGACGAGGGAGAGGATCTGACCCGATGA
- a CDS encoding FAD-dependent oxidoreductase has protein sequence MTLATVPRYDGDRVSGEGRRAVVVGASVAGLVAARVLADAFETVTIVEKDRLPDEPVARRGVPQARQPHLLWEAGRATLDDLFPGYSEELLAAGGVSIDGRRDLLQYSQGDYLASGTKQFRLHLATRPLYEQLVRRRVSELDGVHVRSRCQFLEYISDDAATAVHGVTIRNRGGETEALSAELVVDATGRTSRTPAWLENHGYASPPREKVGIDLGYSTAVIDRPADDRRTVGVLAEAPRTRGGAVMPIEGDRWLVNLHGMHGDHPPADAAGFTTFAASLPTPELKHLLDEYQWRADDIDQYPFPANRRYRYEELDRVPEGLVVTGDAIASYNPIYGQGMSVAALEALVLHRALAEGGREDLARRFFHRAAAVVDIAWTMAVGADFGFPETRGRKPRGTAFFNWYLKRLFRSAHTDGSLTDAFVRVLMMERPPSSLLRPGVAWRVLRPSRRVEQPLGGRVAGRDDE, from the coding sequence ATGACCCTGGCGACCGTTCCACGATACGACGGCGATCGGGTCTCCGGGGAGGGGAGGCGTGCAGTGGTAGTCGGAGCGAGCGTGGCCGGTCTCGTCGCGGCCCGCGTCCTGGCTGACGCGTTCGAGACCGTCACGATCGTCGAAAAAGACCGACTCCCCGACGAACCAGTCGCCCGTCGCGGGGTCCCCCAGGCCCGCCAGCCACATCTGCTGTGGGAAGCCGGACGGGCGACGCTGGACGACCTCTTCCCGGGCTACAGCGAGGAGTTGCTCGCAGCCGGCGGGGTATCGATCGACGGACGCCGGGACCTCCTCCAGTACAGCCAGGGGGACTACCTCGCCAGCGGGACGAAACAGTTCCGCCTTCACCTGGCGACACGACCGCTGTACGAGCAACTGGTCCGGCGGCGGGTCTCCGAACTCGACGGGGTTCACGTGCGGTCTCGCTGTCAATTTCTCGAGTACATCTCCGACGATGCGGCGACCGCTGTGCACGGCGTAACGATCCGGAATCGAGGTGGCGAGACAGAGGCCCTGTCCGCCGAACTGGTCGTCGACGCCACCGGCCGGACGAGCCGGACGCCCGCCTGGCTCGAGAACCACGGCTACGCGTCGCCTCCTCGTGAGAAGGTGGGTATCGATCTGGGCTACAGCACCGCCGTTATCGACCGTCCTGCCGACGACCGCCGGACGGTTGGCGTGCTGGCCGAGGCACCTCGTACCCGCGGTGGCGCGGTGATGCCGATCGAAGGCGATCGCTGGCTGGTGAACCTCCACGGCATGCACGGCGACCACCCCCCGGCGGATGCGGCGGGATTCACGACGTTCGCGGCGAGCCTTCCCACTCCCGAACTGAAGCACCTCCTCGACGAGTACCAGTGGAGGGCCGACGACATCGACCAGTATCCGTTTCCGGCCAACCGCCGGTACCGGTACGAGGAACTCGATCGGGTCCCCGAGGGGTTGGTCGTCACTGGCGACGCGATCGCCAGCTACAACCCGATCTACGGCCAGGGGATGTCGGTCGCCGCACTCGAGGCCCTGGTGCTTCACCGCGCGCTCGCGGAGGGCGGCCGCGAGGATCTCGCGCGCCGCTTCTTCCACCGGGCCGCGGCAGTCGTCGACATCGCGTGGACGATGGCGGTCGGTGCCGACTTCGGATTTCCGGAAACGCGCGGCCGGAAGCCTCGCGGAACGGCCTTCTTCAACTGGTATCTGAAGCGACTGTTCAGGAGTGCTCATACCGACGGTTCGCTGACCGACGCGTTCGTGCGCGTGCTCATGATGGAGCGGCCCCCCAGTTCACTGCTGCGTCCGGGCGTCGCGTGGCGCGTGCTCAGACCGTCTCGCAGAGTCGAACAGCCGTTGGGCGGGCGTGTCGCTGGTCGCGACGACGAGTAG
- a CDS encoding TIGR00341 family protein has product MRLVEILIPKRKREAVEEVLEGEDIDYTLIEEESRSEPSVVITFPLPAPAVESVLDDVRETGIDEDSYTVIVEAETVISERFDDLEQRYARNTARISREEMQAQAKDLTPRFSTYIVMTIMSVVVATAGLLLDSPAVVVGSMVIAPLIGPALGASVGTVINDRALFRRGIRLQAIGLGVGIVTAAAFAFVVRTTGLVSPMIDLFEISEIQGRLRPDLLSLVIAIGAGVAGAWTLTAGTSAALVGVMIAAALVPPLGVVGIGLAWGLPKVALAAGVLVLVNILTINVTSLAVLWYKGYRPENWFQQDDARVATKKRAVVLAVAIVALSGFLGGVTYDTYRTGAYEEDVNEDVAAVLDSPEYADLTLIDVRIEYTDPIPFRQPERVVVTVGHPIGTDPPPIGDEIQSRESVHAESAIHLPTGPVVESNRAEVVVHYTEIEQ; this is encoded by the coding sequence ATGCGCCTCGTGGAGATCCTGATCCCGAAACGAAAGCGCGAAGCCGTCGAGGAGGTGTTAGAGGGAGAGGATATCGACTACACCCTCATCGAAGAAGAGAGTCGCAGCGAGCCCTCGGTCGTCATCACGTTCCCGCTTCCGGCACCCGCGGTCGAATCCGTCCTCGACGACGTCCGAGAGACGGGGATCGACGAGGATTCCTACACCGTGATCGTCGAGGCGGAAACCGTCATCTCCGAACGGTTCGACGACCTCGAACAGCGATACGCCCGGAACACCGCGCGCATCTCTCGCGAGGAGATGCAGGCGCAAGCGAAGGACCTCACCCCGCGATTCAGCACGTACATCGTCATGACGATCATGAGCGTGGTCGTCGCGACCGCCGGCCTGTTGCTCGATTCACCGGCGGTCGTCGTCGGGTCGATGGTGATCGCCCCGTTGATCGGACCCGCGCTCGGTGCGAGCGTCGGCACGGTCATCAACGATCGCGCGCTGTTTCGTCGGGGGATCAGGCTCCAGGCGATCGGGCTCGGCGTCGGCATCGTCACCGCCGCCGCCTTCGCGTTCGTCGTCCGGACAACCGGGCTCGTCTCACCGATGATCGACCTCTTCGAGATTTCGGAGATCCAGGGACGGTTACGTCCAGATTTGCTCTCGCTCGTCATCGCGATCGGTGCCGGCGTGGCTGGTGCGTGGACGCTCACTGCAGGCACGTCGGCTGCCCTCGTCGGCGTCATGATCGCCGCGGCGCTCGTTCCGCCCCTCGGCGTCGTCGGCATCGGTCTCGCGTGGGGTCTCCCGAAGGTCGCTCTCGCCGCGGGCGTCCTCGTCCTCGTCAACATCCTCACGATCAACGTCACCAGCCTCGCCGTCCTCTGGTACAAGGGATATCGACCGGAGAACTGGTTCCAGCAGGACGACGCTCGCGTCGCCACGAAAAAACGCGCCGTCGTCCTGGCCGTCGCGATCGTCGCCCTCTCGGGGTTTCTCGGCGGCGTGACGTACGACACGTACCGGACCGGGGCCTACGAGGAGGACGTCAACGAAGACGTCGCCGCCGTCCTCGATTCGCCCGAGTACGCCGACCTGACACTCATCGACGTCAGAATCGAGTACACCGACCCGATTCCGTTCCGCCAGCCGGAACGGGTCGTCGTCACGGTCGGCCATCCGATCGGAACCGACCCGCCGCCGATCGGCGACGAGATCCAGTCCCGAGAGAGCGTCCACGCCGAATCGGCGATTCACCTGCCGACCGGGCCGGTCGTCGAGTCCAACCGTGCCGAGGTGGTGGTCCACTACACCGAGATAGAGCAGTGA
- a CDS encoding IucA/IucC family protein, producing MTDVTGPVDVQLRTAAERDAFAVATRYADANDLANPPETAYLSVLPTARSIATRRLLRGLVRGSPDALPDPETCRPTAATTIARRMVPTLDDANWTDGSLQVPDGCDRVALLPFPEPATVVCAPIEGEYGYGRLRLAEPIRRLAVAGIVDLDHPLDLAALLRRSEAFRDVEQAARIERELAESTANLALARVARCDHRRSFGSAGTILGPGSDPEDVTRRLRAADAPAALERLVTDGHPLHPSAKIRRGMAGTAGLAYAPEFTGSIDVRFVAVHTERVRETSIDDRSLTDRLYTAFDGLADAVSRTVPTDAGEYAVIPVHPWQFQHVLPDRYESQRADGTVVPIPDFVRSATPLLNLRTVVPYAAAEDSAPTAPLHCKLAIGVQLTNVERTVSPQAVHNGPRVTRLLREIADSAAFSGLGFLSEPAATCYYPPGGPHVDGDSYDDVRHLSGLVRSNPRSHRLVGTDGRVVPAAVLVADSPATGDPLVREAVDRYADAIDATDLADATRAFVDAYVSAVVTDQLRLLSAYGIALESHLQNSYVVFEDGRPTGTLVRDFGGIRVHEERLAERGLSMEIYPDSDIEADDERDLHWKLFYALFQNHLTELFVALVESTPVDARECWAIVRDHCRSTFEDLRGSGVVSTERVDRDETALFAEPATHKALTTMRLEGKRHEYATSSVSNPIGGRSTSSDRVDRSE from the coding sequence ATGACGGACGTCACAGGCCCGGTCGACGTGCAGTTACGAACCGCCGCCGAACGGGACGCGTTCGCCGTTGCGACGCGGTACGCCGACGCGAACGACCTCGCGAACCCGCCCGAAACCGCGTACCTGTCGGTACTCCCCACAGCCCGATCGATCGCCACTCGACGGCTGCTCCGCGGGCTAGTGCGTGGTTCTCCCGACGCGCTTCCCGACCCCGAAACGTGCCGGCCGACCGCCGCCACGACGATCGCCCGGCGCATGGTGCCGACGCTCGACGACGCGAACTGGACTGACGGCTCTCTCCAGGTCCCCGACGGCTGCGATCGGGTCGCCCTGTTGCCCTTTCCGGAACCGGCCACGGTCGTGTGCGCCCCGATCGAGGGGGAGTACGGCTACGGTCGGCTGCGGCTCGCTGAGCCGATCCGTCGGCTTGCGGTGGCCGGGATCGTCGATCTCGACCACCCGCTCGACCTCGCGGCGCTCCTGCGGCGATCGGAGGCGTTTCGCGACGTCGAGCAGGCCGCTCGGATCGAGCGGGAACTGGCCGAGAGCACCGCGAACCTCGCGCTGGCCCGGGTGGCCCGATGCGATCACCGACGTTCGTTTGGCTCTGCCGGGACTATTCTCGGTCCAGGCTCCGACCCCGAGGACGTAACCCGGAGGCTCCGCGCCGCCGACGCTCCCGCCGCACTCGAACGCCTCGTCACCGACGGCCACCCGCTTCACCCGAGCGCGAAGATCCGCCGCGGGATGGCCGGGACTGCAGGATTGGCGTACGCACCCGAGTTCACCGGCTCGATCGACGTCCGCTTCGTCGCCGTCCACACCGAACGGGTGCGGGAGACGTCGATAGACGACCGATCGCTGACCGATCGGCTCTATACGGCGTTCGACGGGCTCGCCGACGCGGTTTCGCGAACGGTGCCGACCGACGCCGGCGAGTACGCGGTAATCCCGGTCCACCCGTGGCAGTTCCAGCACGTGCTCCCCGACCGGTACGAGAGCCAGCGTGCGGACGGGACGGTCGTCCCGATACCGGATTTCGTCCGGTCGGCGACGCCGCTGCTCAATCTCCGCACGGTCGTTCCGTACGCGGCAGCCGAAGACAGCGCCCCGACCGCCCCGCTCCACTGCAAACTCGCGATCGGCGTCCAGTTGACGAACGTCGAGCGGACGGTCTCCCCGCAGGCGGTCCACAACGGCCCGCGGGTGACGCGCCTGCTCCGCGAAATCGCCGATTCGGCGGCGTTCTCCGGACTCGGCTTCCTCTCGGAACCCGCCGCCACCTGTTACTATCCGCCCGGCGGTCCCCACGTCGACGGCGACTCGTACGACGACGTGCGACACCTGTCCGGACTGGTTCGATCGAACCCCCGATCCCATCGACTCGTCGGTACCGACGGGCGGGTCGTCCCAGCGGCTGTGCTCGTCGCCGACTCGCCCGCGACGGGGGACCCGCTCGTTCGCGAGGCCGTCGACCGGTACGCGGACGCGATCGACGCGACCGATCTCGCGGACGCAACGCGGGCCTTCGTCGACGCCTACGTCTCGGCCGTCGTCACCGACCAGCTCCGTCTGCTCTCCGCGTACGGGATTGCGCTCGAATCGCACCTCCAGAACAGTTACGTGGTCTTCGAGGACGGTCGGCCGACCGGGACCCTCGTCCGGGACTTCGGCGGGATCCGCGTCCACGAAGAGCGACTTGCAGAACGGGGCCTCTCGATGGAGATCTATCCCGACTCCGATATCGAAGCCGACGACGAGCGGGACCTCCACTGGAAGCTGTTCTACGCGCTGTTCCAGAATCACCTGACCGAACTGTTCGTCGCGCTCGTCGAGTCCACGCCAGTCGACGCCCGCGAGTGCTGGGCGATCGTTCGCGATCACTGTCGATCGACCTTCGAGGACCTCCGCGGGTCGGGAGTCGTTTCGACGGAGCGGGTCGATCGGGACGAGACGGCCCTGTTCGCCGAGCCAGCGACCCACAAGGCGCTCACGACGATGCGACTCGAGGGGAAGCGCCACGAGTACGCGACCAGTTCGGTTTCGAACCCGATCGGCGGTCGATCGACGTCATCGGATCGGGTCGACAGGTCCGAATGA
- a CDS encoding MaoC family dehydratase, with protein MSSQSPQSVDVDSAAINEHWANISQHVVNSYVEANNAFLAAMGLSPSSAKRGDDGEATATEESESVPSVACSDETWTMERSVAEVSDLGVGDGVQFSKPIAETDVSAFAQVSGDTNRLHLDDDYAEATRFQDRIAHGTLVAGTISAALARFPGTTIYLSQDLEFLAPVDVGDTVTADCTIVEALGNDQYRLQTTVSNDEGETVIDGEAVVIITASPDAE; from the coding sequence ATGAGTAGTCAATCACCGCAATCCGTCGACGTCGATTCGGCAGCGATCAACGAGCACTGGGCGAACATCTCACAGCACGTCGTAAACAGCTACGTCGAAGCCAACAACGCGTTCCTGGCAGCGATGGGGCTCTCTCCATCGTCAGCCAAGCGTGGAGACGACGGGGAAGCGACCGCGACGGAGGAGTCCGAATCGGTCCCGTCGGTCGCCTGCAGTGACGAAACCTGGACGATGGAACGATCGGTCGCCGAGGTTTCGGACCTCGGGGTCGGTGACGGCGTCCAGTTCAGCAAACCGATCGCGGAGACCGACGTCTCCGCGTTCGCACAGGTGAGCGGCGACACGAACCGGTTACACCTGGACGACGACTACGCCGAAGCGACCCGGTTCCAGGATCGGATCGCCCACGGCACGCTCGTCGCCGGCACGATCAGCGCCGCGCTGGCCCGATTCCCCGGGACCACGATCTACCTCTCGCAGGACCTCGAGTTCCTCGCACCGGTCGACGTCGGCGACACCGTCACCGCCGACTGTACGATCGTGGAAGCCCTCGGCAACGACCAGTACCGCCTCCAGACGACCGTCTCGAACGACGAGGGCGAGACCGTGATCGACGGGGAAGCCGTCGTCATCATCACGGCCTCGCCCGACGCGGAGTGA
- a CDS encoding alpha/beta fold hydrolase codes for MTELSRDDGTLWYETAGDGHPIVFVHGGWMNGEAWTNQVSHFEDDYQVVTLDVRGHGKTGATEPDRYSIELFTDDLEALLDHLGIDEPIVCGISLGSMVVQEYLDRHPDRAAGAIMCGAVQSMPPVDLPTDLKPWLSPLPALSSSLTMTGPKTTFRSMLGSIRATTGTPWLALSPEVRSEAIDAVGDFSRLEFRKVFGALYRYEPPELGHVDTPTLVVHGAHEAPLVKRQGKEIATAIDDGTWLTIDRAAHLVNQDRPRAFNDASTTFFEGLPLA; via the coding sequence ATGACAGAACTCTCGCGTGACGACGGCACCCTCTGGTACGAGACTGCAGGTGACGGCCACCCGATCGTGTTCGTCCACGGCGGCTGGATGAACGGCGAGGCGTGGACGAACCAGGTCAGTCACTTCGAAGACGACTATCAGGTCGTCACGCTCGACGTCCGCGGCCACGGCAAGACGGGCGCGACCGAACCGGATCGGTACTCCATCGAACTCTTCACGGACGACCTCGAGGCGCTGCTCGACCACCTCGGGATCGACGAGCCGATCGTCTGCGGGATCTCGCTGGGGTCGATGGTCGTCCAGGAGTACCTGGACCGACACCCCGATCGGGCGGCGGGCGCGATCATGTGTGGCGCGGTGCAGTCGATGCCGCCGGTCGATCTGCCGACGGACCTCAAACCGTGGCTGTCGCCACTTCCTGCCCTGTCGAGTTCGCTGACGATGACCGGCCCGAAGACGACCTTCCGATCGATGCTGGGATCCATTCGAGCGACGACGGGGACGCCGTGGCTGGCACTCTCCCCCGAGGTCCGATCGGAAGCGATAGACGCCGTCGGCGACTTCTCCCGACTGGAGTTCCGGAAGGTCTTCGGAGCACTCTACCGGTACGAACCGCCCGAACTCGGGCACGTCGACACGCCGACGCTCGTCGTCCACGGGGCCCACGAGGCTCCGCTCGTGAAACGGCAGGGAAAGGAGATCGCGACGGCCATCGACGACGGCACCTGGCTGACGATCGACCGGGCAGCCCACCTCGTCAATCAGGATCGGCCACGGGCGTTCAACGACGCGAGTACGACGTTCTTCGAAGGACTGCCCCTGGCGTAG
- a CDS encoding uracil-xanthine permease family protein: protein MTDDAAGTTAAGDDIEYGIDDRPPVGESMVLGVQHYLTMVGANIAVPLILASAMGMTEYPGVTARFIGTFFVVSGIATLAQTTFGNRYPIVQGAPFSMLAPALAIVAVVTAGGVSGQPSWEAALLQLQGAIIVAATVEVAMGYFGLVGKLRRFLSPVVIAPTIALIGLSLFSAPQITTPNQSWPLLALTLGLILLFSQYLDVKHRAFRLYPVILALVIAWIVAAALSLDVTVGPLSIDPVLESDHPGYVPLEQVRDSRLLLPIYPLQWGMPQVTTAFVVGMFAGVLASIVESIGDYYAVANLSGSGAPSEKRINHGIGMEGLMNVFSGVMGTAGSTSYSENIGAIGLTGVASRYVVQIGAVIMLFVGFVGYFGQLIATIPGPIVGGLFIAMFGQIVAVGVSNLRHVDLDSSRNTFIIGFALFVGLAIPAYMGNFQSTLAFRETVGLEATIDSLIGAIAVADTAAAIWIEAAAQAVVDTVYIIGSTGMAVGGLAALVLDNTIPGTREERGLAEWDRITEDDAEFEPFWDRWIGVDTESATDAEVDAARDR from the coding sequence ATGACGGACGACGCAGCCGGCACGACCGCGGCCGGTGACGACATCGAGTACGGTATCGACGATCGGCCACCGGTGGGGGAATCGATGGTCCTCGGGGTCCAGCACTACCTGACGATGGTCGGCGCGAACATCGCGGTGCCGCTGATCCTGGCGAGTGCGATGGGAATGACGGAGTATCCCGGCGTGACCGCGCGGTTCATCGGAACGTTCTTCGTCGTCTCCGGGATCGCGACGCTCGCCCAGACGACGTTCGGGAACCGGTACCCGATCGTGCAGGGCGCGCCGTTCTCGATGCTCGCGCCGGCGCTGGCCATCGTCGCCGTCGTGACCGCCGGCGGCGTCTCGGGACAGCCGAGCTGGGAGGCCGCGCTGTTGCAGTTACAGGGTGCGATCATCGTCGCGGCGACGGTCGAGGTCGCGATGGGGTACTTCGGACTGGTCGGGAAGCTCCGCCGGTTCCTCTCGCCGGTCGTCATCGCGCCGACGATCGCGCTGATCGGCCTCTCGCTGTTCAGCGCCCCGCAGATCACGACGCCGAACCAGAGCTGGCCCCTGCTGGCCCTCACGCTCGGCCTGATACTCCTCTTCTCGCAGTACCTCGACGTCAAACACAGGGCGTTCCGTCTCTATCCGGTCATTCTGGCGCTCGTTATCGCCTGGATCGTTGCCGCGGCCCTCTCGCTCGACGTGACGGTCGGCCCGCTATCTATCGATCCCGTCCTCGAGAGCGACCATCCGGGCTACGTCCCGCTCGAGCAGGTCAGGGACAGCCGGCTGCTGCTCCCAATCTACCCGCTCCAGTGGGGGATGCCCCAGGTGACGACCGCCTTCGTCGTCGGGATGTTCGCCGGCGTGCTGGCCTCGATCGTCGAGAGCATCGGCGACTACTACGCGGTGGCGAACCTCTCGGGGTCGGGAGCCCCGAGCGAGAAACGGATCAATCACGGCATCGGGATGGAGGGGCTGATGAACGTCTTCTCCGGCGTGATGGGGACCGCCGGTTCGACCTCCTACTCCGAGAACATCGGCGCGATCGGCCTGACCGGCGTCGCCTCGCGATACGTCGTCCAGATCGGAGCCGTCATCATGCTGTTCGTCGGCTTCGTCGGCTACTTCGGCCAGTTGATCGCGACGATCCCGGGCCCGATCGTCGGCGGCCTCTTCATTGCCATGTTCGGCCAGATCGTCGCCGTCGGCGTCTCGAATCTGCGCCACGTCGACCTCGACTCCTCGCGGAATACTTTCATCATCGGCTTTGCTCTCTTCGTCGGGCTTGCGATCCCGGCGTACATGGGTAACTTCCAGAGCACGCTCGCGTTCCGCGAGACCGTCGGTCTCGAGGCGACGATCGACTCGCTGATCGGGGCGATCGCCGTCGCGGACACGGCCGCTGCGATCTGGATCGAAGCCGCCGCACAGGCCGTCGTCGACACCGTCTACATCATCGGTTCGACCGGCATGGCCGTCGGCGGCCTCGCGGCGCTCGTGCTCGACAACACGATCCCTGGCACCCGCGAAGAGCGAGGCCTCGCGGAGTGGGACCGCATCACCGAGGACGACGCCGAGTTCGAACCGTTCTGGGACCGCTGGATCGGCGTCGACACCGAGAGCGCCACCGACGCCGAGGTCGACGCTGCACGCGATCGCTAA